A stretch of Channa argus isolate prfri chromosome 16, Channa argus male v1.0, whole genome shotgun sequence DNA encodes these proteins:
- the LOC137100967 gene encoding putative E3 ubiquitin-protein ligase UBR7: MAAQRDPDLDNILANEEELEKALCVLAGSDPENCSYSQGYMKRQAVFACNTCTPSAAEPAGICLACANKCHDGHDIFELYTKRNFRCDCGNNKFQSFQCQLIPSKDKINVKNHYNHNFSGCYCICDRPYPDDQDNDEMIQCVVCEDWFHSRHLGCTVVEPEELQEMVCEACMNKAPFLWTYAANFAVPPVISVSDPEEEEVEIEEGGQREEDCEPSQSGEPSTSLEHTKEEESTNRSSLCKRTHDKMTGSPGKATTKTVTCRLMELQVQGLERLRKGAVFWPYSWRSELCTCTSCKRAYVAAEVPFLMDQSDTILAYENRGLDEPFGQHPLMALTSSLDRVQQLEVIYGFNDLTTSISAFLNQCVAEGKTVTVEAVQEFFEELRARKRRRTSAGYD; the protein is encoded by the exons ATGGCTGCACAAAGAGACCCAGACTTGGACAATATTCTAGCCAACGAGGAAGAGCTGGAGAAGgctctgtgtgtgcttgctgGAAGCGACCCAGAAAACTGCTCTTATTCCCAG GGTTATATGAAGAGACAGGCTGTGTTTGCCTGCAACACCTGCACCCCCAGTGCTGCAGAGCCTGCTGGGATCTGTCTGGCCTGTGCCAATAAATGCCATGATGGACATGATATTTTTGAGCTGTACACCAAAAG AAATTTTCGCTGTGACTGTGGAAATAATAAGTTTCAGAGTTTCCAGTGCCAGCTAATTCCA agtaaagataagataaatgttaaaaatcacTACAATCACAACTTCAGTGGCTGCTACTGCATATGTGACCGGCCATACCCAGATGATCAG GACAACGATGAGATGATTCAGTGTGTCGTCTGTGAGGATTGGTTTCATAGCAGG CACCTCGGCTGCACAGTAGTGGAACCAGAGGAGCTACAAGAGATGGTATGCGAGGCCTGTATGAACAAGGCTCCTTTCTTGTGGACATATGCCGCAAACTTTGCAG TGCCACCTGTTATCAGTGTTAGTGATCCTGAGGAGGAAGAAGTTGAAATTGAGGAAGGAGGACAAAGGGAAGAAGACTGTGAGCCCAGTCAAAGTGGAGAACCATCCACCAGCCTTGAACACACAAAGGAGGAG GAATCAACAAACAGAAGTTCACTTTGCAAGCGGACCCATGACAAAATGACAGGTAGTCCTGGAAAGGCTACAACCAAAACTGTGACTTGCAGGCTGATGGAGCTGCAGGTCCAGGGACTGGAGAGGCTGAGAAAGGGAGCAGTTTTCTGGCCCTATAGCTGGCGCTCTGAGCTTTGCACTTGCACAAGCTGCAAG AGGGCATATGTGGCTGCAGAGGTGCCGTTTCTAATGGATCAGTCAGACACCATTCTTGCCTATGAGAATAGAGGGTTGGATGAGCCGTTTGGACAGCATCCGCTGATGGCACTGACCAGCTCACTGGACCGTGTACAGCAGCTGGAGGTCATTTACG GTTTCAATGACCTGACAACTTCAATCAGTGCATTTTTAAACCAGTGTGTTGCTGAAGGAAAG ACGGTCACAGTTGAAGCTGTACAGGAGTTCTTCGAGGAGCTGCGGGCCAGAAAAAGACGCAGAACCAGTGCAGGATATGACTAA